Within the Bacillus pumilus genome, the region GCGCTGAATAACGGTTTAATGAGCTTTAAAGGAGCGATGCTCTTCTCATCTCATGACCACCAGTTTGTTGAAACAGTGGCAAACCGTATTATCGAAGTGACGCCAAATGGCATCGTCGATAAACAAACAACATATGATGAGTTCTTATCAGATCAAGAGATTCAAAAGAGACTCGTTGAGCTTTATGCGTAAATAAGAAAAGACATCCACAAATGGATGTCTCAGCGTGTAGACAAACCCTCGCATTCGTTGTCAGGTCTGCGCTTCGGTGCTCACGAATGTCAAATTCGCTCCGCTCCGATGCTCGTCCTTCCTAGACTTCAAAGGTTTTCTATCACGCTGAAAAGAAGACAAAGGGCTAAAATAAAGATCATTTTAGCCCTTTGTCAACAACCTGAGACATCCACAAATGGATGTCTTTTTTTCGGTTAAATCGCCCAGTTCCCATTACGGAAGATCGGTTCGCGTTTCCCGTCTTTTGTAATACCGTCAATATTCATTTCCTTTGAACCAATCATGAAATCGACGTGTGTAATACTGTTGTTTACACCAGCTGCATCCAATTCTTCACGTTTCATCTCTTTTCCGCCTTCGATATTGAACGCATATCCGCTGCCGATGGCAAGGTGATTCGATGCGTTTTCATCATAAAGGGTATTGTAATAGAGAATATTTGAATTTGAGATTGGTGAATCATCTGGTACAAGAGCAACTTCACCTAGATAATGAGAGCCTTCATCTGTTTCAACGAGTGAAGTTAAAATGTCTTCGCCTTCCTTCGCTTTCACATCGACAATTCGGCCATTTTCAAATGTTAAAGTAAACTCATCAATGATATTTCCTGCATAGCTGAGCGGTTTTGTGCTTGAGACAGTCCCATTTACACCATCTTTTTTAGGTACGGTAAACACTTCTTCTGTTGGCATGTTGGCCATGAAAGAGACGCCATGCTCACTCACGCTGCCGGCACCTACCCAAATGTGCTGTTCAGGGAGCTCAATCGTTAAATCAGTTCCAGGAGCATCATAATGAAGCTTGTGGTAGTGGCGCTCATTTAGGATTTTAACCTTTTCATTTAGCGATTCATCGTGCTTTTTCCAAGCCTCCACAGGATCTGCTTGATCAGCGCGAGCAACTTTAAAGATTTGATCCCATAATAAAGCAATAGCTTCTTCGTCTGTCTGGTCAGGGGAAATCTTTTTCGCCCAATCTTTTGATGCAGCGCCGACGACCGTCCAAGCCACTTTGTCTGATTGAACGTATTGGCGATATGTATGAAGGGCGGATCCAGCGGCTTTTTGCTGTGCAGCGATTTTTTTCGAATCAATGCCTCGCAGAAGGTCAGGGCTTTCTGACAAGATCGTGATAAAAGCTCCGCCGCGTTTTGCAATGGTTTCCATCATCTGTGCTTCCCATTCAGGGAATTGCTCAAACACATCCTGCGGTGCATGTTCATATTTTAAACGAGCAAGAACACCGTCACTCCAGCGGATATGTACGTTTTTCGCCCCGCGCTCATACGCATGTTTCGCGACAAGACGAACAAGGTCTGCAGATTCAGTTGATGCGGATACGACGACTTCTTGTTCTTTTTGAACATTCACACCGACTTCAACGATGGTCTTCGCATATTGATCTAGTTGTTTTTCAAATGAACTCATAAAAACCCTCCTTTAGTCATGTTCATCATATCAGATTTAAGACCGAAAAGGAAAATGGGGAGCACGCGAAAAGCCAAAATAAAAAAGCCGCTTTCGTGCGGCTTTTTTAGCGGTTCAGTTGTTTCACAGGCTGTGCATTAGAAGGGGGCATATGTGAAAACGACAGGCTCATTCCTCCTAAGATAATACCCGTTAAAATGACTGTGACAACGACCCGTTTACCTAAATCAAGCAACATGTTCTTCCTCCTTCACGTTTATCCATTCCTCACGATATGATCGAAAGGATAAAAAAAGAAGTAGAACAAGGAGATTATTTTAATGTTTTTTGTAATTTATGAATGACTTCGAGTGAACGACCTGTTCCGATTGCAACAGATTCAAGTGGATTTGCAGCAATATGAACTGGAACGACAATCTCCTGTGAGAGCCATTCTTGAATTCCGTTTAACAAAGCGCCACCGCCAGTTAAGATCACGCCGCGGTCTACGATGTCACCACTAAGCTCCGGGGGGCTGTCCTCTAATGTGGCGCGAATCGCCTCTAAAATATGAAGGAGTGACTCTCGCATAGCACCTTGAATCTCATGAGATTCAAGTGTGATCGTTTTTGGAAGACCTGTTACTAGATCACGTCCACGTACTTCTAATGACTCTGGCTCATGCTCAATAAGACCATAACCAATTTCCATCTTAACCTGTTCAGCTGTCCGCTCGCCGATTAATAGGTTATATTTCTTTCGCACAAACGTAATGATATCTTCATCAAGCTGATCTCCGCCAATTCGAATGGAATGACAAGAGACCACGCCGCCAAACGAAATGATGGCAACTTCTGTTGTTCCTCCGCCAATATCGACTACGACGTTTGCAACAGGCTCATCTACTGGAAGATCAGCGCCGATTGCCGCTGCAACAGGTTCTTCGATTAAATGCACGTGCTTTGCTCCACAGTTTTTCACAGCATCACTGATGGCGCGGCGCTCAACAGCTGTTGAACCAGAAGGTGTACAGACGACGACCGTTGGTTTTCTGAAAGTAAACCCGATATTTTTTCCTGCTTTTTTCATGATTTGTTTGAGTAAATCTGTTGTCATATCATAATCAGCGATGACACCGTCTTTCATTGGACGGATCGCCACAATTTTCCCAGGAGTTTTCCCAATCATTTCTTTTGCTTCTGTTCCGACGGCAAGTACAGTTTTTGTTTCTGTATCGACTGCCACGACGGACGGTTCATTTAAAATAATTCCCTTATTTTTACTATAAACCAATATGTTAGCTGTTCCTAAATCAATTCCAATTTCGGCATTTTGAAACATGTTTTCACCCAATCTCTATTTTTGCTATTTAAACAATTTTACATTTAAAAGTTCAAAGGGTTGAGGTCATTTGTGGGGGTTTGTGATAACCTTGAAATGAACTTGTAAAATTCAAGTATCATTTTGACAATCACAATAAATTTTCCCTTTGTTTTTTCTTTTATGAAAAAAATTTTTATAGAAGAGAAACCTTTTGAGAATCTCTTACGTCTACGATATATCAATTGGTGAAAAACAGATTGATCTTGAGCTAATGAAAGAAAGAGGGAACGAATTTGAAATCTATCGGAGTCGTAAGAAAAGTAGACGAACTAGGGCGTATTGTGATGCCAATCGAATTAAGAAGAGCACTTGATATTGCTATTAAAGACAGTATGGAATTTTTTATAGATGGGGATAAAATCGTCTTGAAAAAATACCAGCCAGAAGGTGTTTGCCTCATGACTGGTGAGATTACATCAGAGAACCATGATTATGGTAATGGTCAAATTACATTAAGCGCTGAAGGCGCAGAACTACTGTTAAAAGAACTTCAAGAAGCTCTTCAGCAGTAATGAAAAAAGCCTGATCTCTTCCTTTGTGCTGAGAACAGGCTTTTTTTCTGAAAAAGTTCCTTAAAAATGCCCCATCTCCCTCAAAAAATAAGTGGAAAATGGTACAATTGACAAAGAATCTCAGGGCGGCAGGTGGAATCATTTGAACAAAACATATCAAGTGCGGATCGTGTTATCTGTTCTTGCATTTATTTTAATTTTAAGCTGGGATTTCTTTTATTATCTAGGTGGCTATCAAATTAATTGGCCGCTCGATTTAGCCTTTACAGTCCTTGTTCTAACAGGGATCTGGGTTATATCAGGCTATGTAGACCGCTTAAATCTACTTGTGTCAGACTTAAATACGAGAGAAAAAGAAGCACACGAACTGACAGAGCGGCTGAATCGAATCACAGATAACTTGCAAGAAATCGTCTTTGAAACAAATGAAAAAGGTGAAATTATTTTCTTAAATCAAGCATGGACACAAATGACGGGCTATGACATCGATGAATGTCTAGGTACCATGTACAATCAGTACTTTGATCAAGAGGAACGCGTGGTCCAGCATTTATTATCTGTGATCAAGGAGCATAAGGATGCGGGACGGGTAGAACTGCAGCTTCTCCATAAAGAGGGAAAGAAGGTATGGGGAGACGTTCATTACAAGCTTTATTTTGACGAGCACCACCAGTTTACCGGAGGAATTGGAACGGTAGCTGATATTACGAAACAAAAGCAGGCGAAGCTTGAGCTTGAAAGATCCAATCAGCAATTGCAAATGCAGGCGCAAAAGCTGGCAGTCGCTGGACAAATAGCCGCTGGAATCGCCCATGAAGTCAGAAATCCACTGACATCCGTAAATGGTTTTTTGCAGCTGATGAAGACACAATATCCTGAAAGAACCGATTATTTTGACATTATCTTTTCAGAAATTAAACGGATTGATTTTGTTTTAAGTGAGCTGCTTGTATTGGCTAAGCCTCAATCTGTCCATTTTCAAGAAGTCCAGCTTCATGAGCTTCTAGAACAAGTGATTACTTTATTAAAAACAAATGCCGTTCTGTCAAATATTGACCTCAAGCAGCCATTTAAAAGGCAGGATGCCGGTGCCATCCTCGCAGACGCTAATCAAATGAAGCAGCTGTTCATTAATTTAATCAAAAATGCGATTGAGGCAATGCCTGAAGGTGGTAGCATATACATATCTACAGAAAAAGTATTGAATGAATGGAAGATTACCATTCAAGATGAAGGAAAAGGGATGTCTGAAGAAGATATTCAAAAAATATATGATCCTTTCTTTTCCACGAAAAAAGAAGGAACAGGGCTTGGTCTGACCATCTGTGCGACAATTTTAAAAGATCATCACGGAAGAATGGACGTGTCAAGTGAGCTTGGAAAAGGCACAGCTTTTCATATTTATTTGCCAGTGTGTCAAAAAAGCAGACAGCAGCAAGTTGAGAGGACGTGAAGTCATGACGGTAAAGGTTTTATTTGTATATGGAACGCTATTGCAGCATGAAAAGCACCACGAAACGTACATGAAGGAAAGCAGGCTATTAGCTAAATCTGCTTGGATGAGTGGAAGGATTTATGATACAGGTCAAGGATATCCAGCATGTATTCCTGCAGAAAAAGGCACTGTATACGGGGAATTGTACGAGGTAACCGCTGACGCGTTGAATAAGATAGATGTACTAGAGGAAGGGTATGACAAGCAGGAAATCAATGTCATGACGGATCGAGGTCAGTTAGCAGCCGTGACATACACGTTGCCAGAGCAAAAGGCATCAGTGCTGAAAGAAATAAAGAGAGGGTGCTGGAAAGCTTATCAACTGTGGCAGCAAAAACCATCATCCTTCTATTATTTTGCCTATGGCTCCTGTATGGATGATGCTAGATTTAAGCTCGCAGAAGTCGATCATCATTTCAAACAAATCATCGGCGGTGGAGTACTAAATGGTTTTACAACGAGATTTACCTTGGTGAGGCCAGATGGATCAAGAGCTGATATGGTAGAAGATGGCGGGGAAACAGAGGGTGTTTTATATGAAGTTCCTTTTGATGCCATTCGTTATTTGTATAAAAGAGAAGGCGTATATGAAGGTACATATCGTCCAGCATTTGTCGATGTCAAAATAGGTGATCAAATGTATGAGGACTGTTTAACCTTTCTTGTGCTTCAAAAAAGCGAAGAAATCGCCCCGCCAACTCATTATCGCAGTGAAATCGAAAAAGGAGCAGACCTTTATTTAAGTGAAGCGTTCCGTAAAAAAATCCGTTCACATATGGATTCATTAATCAAACCGTAGTAAAATGCATGGTAAGTGAGATAAAAGGAGTCTGAACATGAAAAAGGAATATGCGGTCATTGGTCTTGGACGCTTTGGTGGAAGTATTTGCAAGGCGCTGAGCGAAGAAGGACTTGAAGTCATGGCAATGGATATGAATGAAGATCGAGTAAACGAGTACGCGAAAATTGCCTCACATGCGGTTATTGGTGATTCGACGGACGAAAACGTTTTAAAAAATCTTGGTATTCGCAATTTTGATCATGTCATCGTTGCGATTGGCGAAAACATTCAGGCAAGTATTTTAACAACGATTATGCTGAAAGAGCTTGGCGTGAAAATGGTCACTGTGAAAGCGCAAAATGATTACCATGAAAAGGTGCTTAACAAAATTGGAGCGGATCGCGTCGTTCATCCAGAGCGAGATATGGGGAGACGGATTGCACATAAGATCATTTCAAATAACGTGCTTGATTACCTCGAACTGTCAGATGAGTACAGCCTGATTGAGATCGTTGCAAACAACAGGCTTGCGGGACATTCTCTTCTAGATCTTGATATTAGGGCAAGATACGGTATCAATATTGTTGCGATCAAGCGCGGAAAGGAAGTCATTGTTTCCCCGCTGGCAGATGAAATGATCCAAAAAGAAGATATCCTCATTGTCATTGGGGCAGTAGCCGATATAGGACGCTTTGAAAAACGAGAAATGCAGAACGATTATTAAACACTCCGAAGACGGGGTGTTTTTTTACATGAATGTGTTCATGACAGGTGGACATTGAGGCGAAAATAGAAACTGAAAATGGTTGCTTTGATCATGTATAACCGCAAAAATAAGTCATCTTATTTTTCATGCAATTATCACTATTCAGAAATAAAAATCAGTGTTTTGATATGGTTGATTTTCTCTAAATGTCATTGACTGGACAAACAGATTCGTTTACGATAAGAAACATTATATTGTTTACTTGGAGGAGGCAGTGTCGTTGGATAAGGAGCTTTTCAGACATCAAATTGAGGTAGCAGCAAAGAGAAAAAAAGCAGCCCTCGTAATTAAACATGCGAAAGTCATGGATGTGTTTAACCAGGAATGGATAGACGCAGATGTCGCTGTTGAAAATGGACAAATCGTCGGGATAGGAGAGTACGAGGGAGAACAGGAGCTTGATGCAGTAGGTCAAATGCTTGTGCCTGGTTTTATTGATGGCCACGTTCATATCGAGTCTTCTATGGTTACCCCTGCCGAATTCTCCAAAGCTGTCGTTCCTCACGGTGTGACAACTGTCGTAACAGATCCGCATGAAATCGCCAATGTGTCAGGTATAACAGGCATCCGTTTTATGCTGGAAGAAGCGAAAAAAGCTGCCTTACATATTTATTTCATGCTGCCTTCCTGTGTACCGGCAGTCAGTTTTGAACGATCAGGTGCTACATTAAAAGCGAAAGATTTAAAGCCTCTTTATCAAGAGAAGGAAGTGCTTGGTCTTGCAGAGGTGATGGACTATGTCGGTGTGGAGCAGGCAGAAGAAGATATGCTTCAAAAGCTGCTTGATGCGCAACACGAGAATAAACTGATTGATGGCCATCTAGCAGGCTTAACAGACCGATTAATCAACGTCTACCGGACAGCGAGTGTCCAAACAGACCATGAGGTGACAACAGCACAGGAAGCCCTTGAACGTGTAAAAAGAGGTATGTATGTGATGCTGAGAGAAGGATCTGTTGCCAAAAACGTGAAAAATGTTTTACCCGCTGTCAATGAAAAGAATGCGCGACGCTTTTTCTTTTGTACAGATGATAAACATTTGGATGATCTAATGGCACAGGGAAGTATTGATGAGCAAGTACGGATGTCCATAAAAGAAGGATTAGATCCATTTTTAGCTTATCAAATGGGAAGCTTAAATGCCGCAGAGTGTTTTGGTCTTAAAACAAAGGGAGCCATTGCACCAGGCTATGATGCTGATTTTATGCTCGTTTCAGACTTTCATCATGTAGATATTACAAGCGTATTTATCGCAGGTGAATTGGTTGCACAGAACGGAGAGTACAAGCCGAGTGTCGAAAAGATCGCACCGAGCCCAGCATTATTACAATCTGTTCATGCCATAGATGTTCAAGAGGAAGACATTGCACTACCTATTACGGGTGATCAGCATATGAATGTCATCCGTATTATTCCGAATCAGCTTGAAACAAAGTTAGAACAAGTCTCTCCTTCAGAAATGAACGGACAATTTACAAGTGATACAGGCAGAGATGTATTAAAAATGGTGCTTGTTGAACGTCATCAAGGTTTATCTGAAATGGGTGTAGGAATTGTCAGC harbors:
- a CDS encoding aminopeptidase, which codes for MSSFEKQLDQYAKTIVEVGVNVQKEQEVVVSASTESADLVRLVAKHAYERGAKNVHIRWSDGVLARLKYEHAPQDVFEQFPEWEAQMMETIAKRGGAFITILSESPDLLRGIDSKKIAAQQKAAGSALHTYRQYVQSDKVAWTVVGAASKDWAKKISPDQTDEEAIALLWDQIFKVARADQADPVEAWKKHDESLNEKVKILNERHYHKLHYDAPGTDLTIELPEQHIWVGAGSVSEHGVSFMANMPTEEVFTVPKKDGVNGTVSSTKPLSYAGNIIDEFTLTFENGRIVDVKAKEGEDILTSLVETDEGSHYLGEVALVPDDSPISNSNILYYNTLYDENASNHLAIGSGYAFNIEGGKEMKREELDAAGVNNSITHVDFMIGSKEMNIDGITKDGKREPIFRNGNWAI
- the mreBH gene encoding rod-share determining protein MreBH, whose amino-acid sequence is MFQNAEIGIDLGTANILVYSKNKGIILNEPSVVAVDTETKTVLAVGTEAKEMIGKTPGKIVAIRPMKDGVIADYDMTTDLLKQIMKKAGKNIGFTFRKPTVVVCTPSGSTAVERRAISDAVKNCGAKHVHLIEEPVAAAIGADLPVDEPVANVVVDIGGGTTEVAIISFGGVVSCHSIRIGGDQLDEDIITFVRKKYNLLIGERTAEQVKMEIGYGLIEHEPESLEVRGRDLVTGLPKTITLESHEIQGAMRESLLHILEAIRATLEDSPPELSGDIVDRGVILTGGGALLNGIQEWLSQEIVVPVHIAANPLESVAIGTGRSLEVIHKLQKTLK
- the ade gene encoding adenine deaminase, with amino-acid sequence MDKELFRHQIEVAAKRKKAALVIKHAKVMDVFNQEWIDADVAVENGQIVGIGEYEGEQELDAVGQMLVPGFIDGHVHIESSMVTPAEFSKAVVPHGVTTVVTDPHEIANVSGITGIRFMLEEAKKAALHIYFMLPSCVPAVSFERSGATLKAKDLKPLYQEKEVLGLAEVMDYVGVEQAEEDMLQKLLDAQHENKLIDGHLAGLTDRLINVYRTASVQTDHEVTTAQEALERVKRGMYVMLREGSVAKNVKNVLPAVNEKNARRFFFCTDDKHLDDLMAQGSIDEQVRMSIKEGLDPFLAYQMGSLNAAECFGLKTKGAIAPGYDADFMLVSDFHHVDITSVFIAGELVAQNGEYKPSVEKIAPSPALLQSVHAIDVQEEDIALPITGDQHMNVIRIIPNQLETKLEQVSPSEMNGQFTSDTGRDVLKMVLVERHQGLSEMGVGIVSGFGIKQGAIATTVAHDSHNLIAVGTNDADIIKAIEALKEAGGGLTVVKEGQSLHTLPLPISGLLSDQPAHLVNESLHSLHEALKETGFSLDFNPFLTLSFLALPVIPDVKMTTKGLFDVRNFQHLPIQS
- a CDS encoding gamma-glutamylcyclotransferase, which gives rise to MTVKVLFVYGTLLQHEKHHETYMKESRLLAKSAWMSGRIYDTGQGYPACIPAEKGTVYGELYEVTADALNKIDVLEEGYDKQEINVMTDRGQLAAVTYTLPEQKASVLKEIKRGCWKAYQLWQQKPSSFYYFAYGSCMDDARFKLAEVDHHFKQIIGGGVLNGFTTRFTLVRPDGSRADMVEDGGETEGVLYEVPFDAIRYLYKREGVYEGTYRPAFVDVKIGDQMYEDCLTFLVLQKSEEIAPPTHYRSEIEKGADLYLSEAFRKKIRSHMDSLIKP
- a CDS encoding ATP-binding protein encodes the protein MNKTYQVRIVLSVLAFILILSWDFFYYLGGYQINWPLDLAFTVLVLTGIWVISGYVDRLNLLVSDLNTREKEAHELTERLNRITDNLQEIVFETNEKGEIIFLNQAWTQMTGYDIDECLGTMYNQYFDQEERVVQHLLSVIKEHKDAGRVELQLLHKEGKKVWGDVHYKLYFDEHHQFTGGIGTVADITKQKQAKLELERSNQQLQMQAQKLAVAGQIAAGIAHEVRNPLTSVNGFLQLMKTQYPERTDYFDIIFSEIKRIDFVLSELLVLAKPQSVHFQEVQLHELLEQVITLLKTNAVLSNIDLKQPFKRQDAGAILADANQMKQLFINLIKNAIEAMPEGGSIYISTEKVLNEWKITIQDEGKGMSEEDIQKIYDPFFSTKKEGTGLGLTICATILKDHHGRMDVSSELGKGTAFHIYLPVCQKSRQQQVERT
- a CDS encoding AbrB/MazE/SpoVT family DNA-binding domain-containing protein encodes the protein MKSIGVVRKVDELGRIVMPIELRRALDIAIKDSMEFFIDGDKIVLKKYQPEGVCLMTGEITSENHDYGNGQITLSAEGAELLLKELQEALQQ
- a CDS encoding potassium channel family protein; the encoded protein is MKKEYAVIGLGRFGGSICKALSEEGLEVMAMDMNEDRVNEYAKIASHAVIGDSTDENVLKNLGIRNFDHVIVAIGENIQASILTTIMLKELGVKMVTVKAQNDYHEKVLNKIGADRVVHPERDMGRRIAHKIISNNVLDYLELSDEYSLIEIVANNRLAGHSLLDLDIRARYGINIVAIKRGKEVIVSPLADEMIQKEDILIVIGAVADIGRFEKREMQNDY
- a CDS encoding protein YkpC (YkpC, a protein of only 43 or 44 amino acids, is found broadly in the genus Bacillus.), translated to MLLDLGKRVVVTVILTGIILGGMSLSFSHMPPSNAQPVKQLNR